Proteins encoded in a region of the Nocardia asteroides genome:
- a CDS encoding 4-hydroxy-3-methylbut-2-enyl diphosphate reductase, with the protein MSSAIPLNVGIARSAGAANAVADGGKRVLLAEPRGYCAGVDRAVETVEKALDKHGAPIYVRKEIVHNRHVVETLRERGVVFVDETDEVPEGAVVVFSAHGVSPAVHASAAERNLHTIDATCPLVTKVHQEAKRFARDDYDILLIGHEGHEEVEGTAGEAPEHVQLVDGPDAVDNVSVRDESKVIWLSQTTLSVDETMETVQRLRKRFPGLQDPPSDDICYATQNRQVAVKAMAPECDLVIVVGSRNSSNSVRLVEVALGAGAKSAYLVDFAREVDPAWLEGVRTIGITSGASVPDILVRGVLDMLAEHGYGDVQPVTTANETLVFALPRELRDARR; encoded by the coding sequence ATGTCTTCGGCCATTCCCTTGAACGTCGGAATCGCCCGCTCGGCAGGCGCCGCAAACGCCGTTGCCGACGGCGGGAAACGCGTGCTGCTCGCGGAACCGCGGGGGTACTGCGCCGGCGTGGACCGCGCGGTCGAAACCGTCGAGAAGGCGCTGGACAAACACGGCGCGCCCATCTACGTGCGCAAGGAGATCGTGCACAACCGGCACGTCGTGGAGACGCTGCGCGAACGCGGCGTGGTCTTCGTCGACGAGACCGACGAGGTCCCCGAGGGCGCGGTCGTCGTGTTCTCCGCGCACGGCGTGTCGCCCGCGGTGCACGCCTCGGCCGCCGAGCGCAATCTGCACACCATCGACGCCACCTGCCCGCTGGTGACCAAGGTCCACCAGGAGGCCAAGCGGTTCGCCCGCGACGACTACGACATCCTCCTGATCGGTCACGAGGGTCACGAGGAGGTCGAGGGCACCGCCGGTGAGGCGCCCGAGCACGTCCAGCTGGTCGACGGTCCCGACGCGGTGGACAACGTCAGCGTGCGCGACGAGTCGAAGGTGATCTGGCTCTCGCAGACCACGCTGAGCGTGGACGAGACGATGGAGACGGTGCAGCGGCTGCGCAAGCGCTTCCCCGGCCTGCAGGACCCGCCGAGCGACGACATCTGCTACGCCACGCAGAACCGCCAGGTGGCGGTGAAGGCGATGGCGCCGGAATGCGACCTGGTGATCGTGGTCGGCTCGCGCAACTCGTCGAACTCGGTGCGATTGGTCGAGGTGGCCCTCGGCGCGGGCGCCAAATCGGCGTATCTGGTGGACTTCGCTCGCGAGGTCGACCCGGCCTGGCTCGAAGGTGTCCGCACGATCGGCATCACCTCGGGTGCCTCGGTCCCCGACATCCTGGTCCGCGGCGTCCTGGACATGCTGGCCGAGCACGGCTACGGCGACGTCCAGCCGGTCACCACGGCCAACGAAACCCTCGTCTTCGCGCTGCCCCGGGAACTGCGCGACGCCCGTCGCTGA
- a CDS encoding exonuclease SbcCD subunit D → MRMLHTSDWHIGRTFHGVDLLADQARSLTAIAELVAEESVEVVVLPGDVYDRSIPSADAIAVCNQGFEAIRAAGAQIVATSGNHDSPARLGAGASFAAAGGLHLRTTVADADRPVLLEDEHGPVAFYGIPYLEPEITRAELDVPQARSHAEILDAAMARVRADIERRPGARTVVLAHAFVVGGEATGSERSISVGGVETVPLAAFDGIDYVALGHLHSPQTLAESVRYSGSPLPYSFGENAHRKAVWIVDLDAAGLQAVRRRDLPTVRGLSKLTGTLDELLFGAQHTAAEQHYVSAVLTDDARPVDAMRKLRERFPYAVHVEWARPEGNPELRYRERVHGRRDIEVARSFLSDVRGTPSSGEMTWLERALSAAVAEPEQAATVRAAEELSA, encoded by the coding sequence ATGCGGATGCTGCACACCTCGGACTGGCACATCGGGCGCACGTTCCACGGGGTCGATCTGCTTGCCGACCAGGCTCGTTCACTGACCGCCATCGCGGAATTGGTGGCCGAGGAGTCGGTCGAGGTGGTGGTCCTGCCCGGCGACGTGTACGACCGGTCGATTCCGAGCGCCGACGCGATCGCGGTGTGCAACCAGGGATTCGAGGCCATTCGGGCGGCGGGTGCGCAGATCGTGGCCACCTCGGGCAACCACGATTCCCCCGCCCGGCTGGGGGCGGGCGCGAGTTTCGCCGCGGCGGGCGGGTTGCATCTGCGTACCACGGTCGCCGACGCCGATCGCCCCGTCCTGCTGGAGGACGAGCACGGGCCGGTGGCGTTCTATGGCATCCCGTACCTGGAACCGGAGATCACCCGCGCCGAACTCGATGTGCCGCAAGCTCGCTCGCACGCCGAGATCCTGGACGCGGCGATGGCCCGGGTGCGTGCCGACATCGAACGGCGACCTGGTGCGCGAACGGTCGTGCTCGCGCACGCCTTCGTGGTCGGCGGGGAGGCCACCGGCTCGGAGCGCTCGATCTCGGTCGGCGGCGTGGAGACGGTGCCGCTGGCCGCCTTCGACGGCATCGACTACGTGGCCCTCGGCCACCTGCATTCGCCGCAGACGCTGGCGGAGTCGGTCCGCTACTCCGGCTCGCCGTTGCCGTACTCGTTCGGCGAGAACGCGCATCGCAAAGCGGTGTGGATCGTCGATCTGGACGCGGCCGGCCTCCAGGCGGTGCGCCGCCGGGACCTGCCGACGGTCCGCGGCCTGAGCAAGCTGACCGGCACCCTGGACGAGTTGCTGTTCGGCGCGCAGCACACCGCGGCCGAACAGCATTACGTGTCCGCCGTGCTCACCGACGACGCCCGCCCGGTCGACGCCATGCGCAAGCTGCGCGAACGGTTCCCTTACGCGGTGCACGTCGAATGGGCTCGGCCCGAGGGGAACCCGGAACTGCGCTACCGTGAGCGGGTGCACGGCCGACGCGACATCGAAGTAGCCCGGAGCTTCCTCTCCGACGTCCGCGGTACGCCCAGCTCGGGCGAGATGACCTGGCTGGAGCGGGCGTTGTCGGCCGCCGTCGCGGAGCCGGAGCAGGCGGCGACGGTGCGCGCCGCCGAGGAACTGTCCGCATGA
- a CDS encoding carbon starvation protein A, which produces MATIEYLRTDPDLPPVGVVDKSPITPAKKLIFAGIAVLGAIAWAVLAISRGESVNAVWIVIAAVSTYVIAYRFYARFIERKVVEPRDDLATPAEILENGKDYMPMDRRVLYGHHFAAIAGAGPLVGPVLAAQMGYLPGTIWIVVGVVLAGAVQDYLVLWVSMKRRGRSLGQMARDELGVIGGWAAIVGVLVIMMILLAVLALVVVNALAHSPWGVFSIGMTIPIALFMGVYLRFLRPGKVGEVSAIGFGLLLLAIVSGGWVSETDWGADWFTLSPVTISWLLIAYGFFASVLPVWLLLAPRDYLSTFMKVGTIVLLAVGILVTLPVLQAPAVSSFASTGTGPAFAGSLFPFLFITIACGALSGFHALVSSGTTPKLLEKESHARMIGYGGMLMESFVAVMAIITASIIDQHLYFAMNAPLGLTGGTAEKAAAYTNGLGLSGPPVTPEELNQAASDVGESTIISRTGGAPTLAVGISEVFHQFLGGASMKSFWYHFAIMFEALFILTTIDAGTRVARFMLSDALGNFGGPAKKFRDPSWRVGAWLCSAIVVGAWGSILLMGVTDPLGGINTLFPLFGIANQLLAAMALTVVLVIVVKKGLAKWAWIPGIPLAWDLVVTMTASWQKIFSDDPKLGYWKQHSICETAQEAGKLCLTAKTQDDMDAIVRNTFIQGTLSIVFAVLVLIVAIVGAVVAYRAWRSGETTTTETPEEPSKIFAPSGFVATAAEKEVQKQWDELIATGQVRAPGAAHVHAQ; this is translated from the coding sequence ATGGCGACAATCGAATATCTGCGGACCGATCCCGATCTGCCGCCCGTCGGCGTGGTCGACAAGTCCCCGATCACCCCGGCCAAGAAATTGATCTTCGCCGGGATCGCCGTACTCGGCGCCATAGCCTGGGCGGTGCTCGCCATATCGCGGGGCGAATCGGTGAACGCGGTGTGGATCGTGATCGCAGCGGTGTCCACCTACGTCATCGCCTACCGGTTCTACGCCAGGTTCATCGAACGAAAGGTCGTCGAACCGCGCGACGACCTGGCCACGCCCGCCGAGATCCTGGAGAACGGCAAGGACTACATGCCGATGGACCGGCGGGTGCTCTACGGGCACCATTTCGCCGCCATCGCGGGCGCTGGTCCCCTGGTCGGCCCGGTGCTGGCCGCGCAGATGGGCTACCTGCCCGGGACCATCTGGATCGTGGTCGGCGTGGTGCTGGCCGGTGCGGTGCAGGACTACTTGGTGCTGTGGGTCTCGATGAAGCGACGCGGTCGCAGTCTCGGACAGATGGCCCGGGACGAACTCGGCGTGATCGGCGGTTGGGCGGCCATCGTCGGCGTCCTGGTGATCATGATGATCCTTCTGGCCGTGCTCGCGCTGGTGGTCGTCAACGCGCTCGCGCACAGCCCATGGGGCGTCTTCTCGATCGGCATGACCATTCCGATAGCGCTGTTCATGGGTGTGTACCTGCGGTTCCTGCGGCCCGGCAAGGTCGGCGAGGTCTCCGCGATCGGGTTCGGCCTGCTGCTGCTGGCCATCGTGAGCGGCGGCTGGGTGTCGGAAACCGATTGGGGCGCGGACTGGTTCACGCTCTCACCGGTGACCATTTCCTGGCTGCTGATCGCCTACGGCTTCTTCGCCTCGGTGCTGCCGGTGTGGCTGCTGCTGGCGCCGCGCGACTACCTGTCGACGTTCATGAAGGTCGGCACCATCGTGCTGCTCGCGGTCGGCATCCTGGTCACGCTGCCGGTGCTGCAGGCGCCCGCGGTGTCGAGTTTCGCCTCCACCGGCACCGGCCCGGCCTTCGCGGGCTCGCTGTTCCCGTTCCTGTTCATCACCATCGCCTGCGGCGCGCTGAGCGGTTTCCACGCGCTGGTCTCCTCCGGCACCACGCCGAAGCTGCTGGAGAAGGAATCGCACGCGCGGATGATCGGCTACGGCGGCATGCTGATGGAGTCGTTCGTCGCGGTCATGGCCATCATCACCGCCTCCATCATCGACCAGCACCTGTACTTCGCGATGAACGCGCCGCTGGGCCTCACCGGCGGAACCGCGGAGAAGGCCGCGGCCTACACCAACGGTCTCGGGCTCAGCGGTCCCCCGGTGACACCGGAGGAACTGAACCAGGCGGCCAGTGACGTCGGCGAATCGACGATCATCTCCCGCACCGGCGGCGCGCCGACGCTGGCGGTCGGCATCTCCGAGGTGTTCCACCAGTTCCTCGGCGGCGCGAGCATGAAGTCCTTCTGGTATCACTTCGCGATCATGTTCGAGGCGCTGTTCATCCTCACCACGATCGACGCGGGCACCCGCGTGGCGCGGTTCATGCTCTCCGACGCGCTGGGCAACTTCGGCGGGCCCGCGAAGAAATTCCGTGACCCGTCCTGGCGGGTGGGCGCGTGGCTGTGCTCGGCGATCGTGGTCGGCGCGTGGGGTTCGATCCTTCTGATGGGCGTCACCGACCCGCTGGGCGGCATCAATACGCTGTTCCCGCTGTTCGGCATCGCCAACCAGTTGCTCGCTGCCATGGCGTTGACCGTGGTGCTGGTGATCGTGGTGAAGAAGGGCCTCGCCAAATGGGCCTGGATTCCGGGCATTCCGCTGGCCTGGGATCTGGTGGTGACCATGACGGCGTCGTGGCAGAAGATCTTCTCCGACGATCCGAAGCTCGGATACTGGAAGCAGCACAGCATCTGCGAGACCGCCCAGGAGGCAGGCAAACTCTGCCTGACGGCGAAGACCCAGGACGATATGGACGCGATCGTGCGCAATACCTTCATCCAGGGCACGTTGTCGATCGTGTTCGCGGTGCTGGTGTTGATCGTGGCGATCGTCGGAGCTGTGGTGGCCTACCGCGCATGGCGCTCCGGCGAGACGACGACCACCGAGACGCCGGAGGAGCCGTCGAAGATCTTCGCGCCCAGCGGATTCGTCGCCACCGCGGCGGAGAAGGAAGTCCAGAAGCAGTGGGACGAGTTGATCGCGACCGGACAGGTGCGCGCCCCCGGCGCGGCCCACGTCCACGCGCAATGA
- a CDS encoding short chain dehydrogenase, whose protein sequence is MKIIVVGASGTIGSAVVAALEPNHEVVRASRRGPVQVDLDDPASIDALFETVRDVDAVVVTAAGGKLTALDSDDDFIRGLQGKLFGQLHLVRRAIQHLRDGGSITLTSGVFERPMVGGSFGALVNAGLEAFVEHAVIEMPRGLRVNAVGPGWVAETLESMGLDPADGTPVNVVARSYVQAVEGSAQGKTFRPHR, encoded by the coding sequence TTGAAGATCATTGTCGTCGGCGCGAGTGGCACCATCGGCTCGGCGGTCGTCGCGGCGTTGGAGCCGAATCACGAGGTGGTGCGGGCATCTCGGCGCGGCCCGGTTCAGGTCGACCTGGACGACCCCGCCTCGATCGACGCGCTCTTCGAGACGGTCCGTGATGTCGATGCCGTAGTGGTCACCGCCGCCGGCGGCAAACTGACCGCGTTGGACTCCGACGACGATTTCATCCGCGGCCTGCAAGGCAAGCTGTTCGGGCAACTGCACCTGGTCCGGCGCGCGATCCAACACCTTCGGGATGGAGGTTCGATCACCTTGACCAGTGGCGTGTTCGAACGTCCGATGGTGGGCGGTTCGTTCGGTGCGCTGGTCAATGCCGGGTTGGAGGCATTCGTCGAACATGCCGTGATCGAGATGCCGCGCGGTCTGCGGGTCAACGCGGTCGGGCCGGGCTGGGTGGCGGAGACACTCGAGTCCATGGGTCTCGATCCCGCCGACGGAACTCCGGTCAATGTGGTGGCCCGCTCGTATGTGCAAGCTGTCGAAGGAAGCGCTCAGGGCAAGACGTTCCGCCCGCACAGATGA
- a CDS encoding helix-turn-helix domain-containing protein: MVCVTITALDFERCYRAVSTRDSRFDGQFFTAVRTTGIYCRPSCPAITPKRANVSFLPTAAAAQQAGFRACRRCLPDAAPGSPLWNTRADLAARAMRLIGDGVVERAGVPGLAATLGYSQRQLTRVLTTELGAGPLALARAHRAHTARLLIQTTAMPMSDIAFAAGFTSIRQFNDTVREVFAVSPTTMRLEAQRAKTGVPARPAPTGSGSLTLRLPYREPLDRAWLEWFLSAHVVPGMELWDNRTYTRNLRTPHGHATARLSFQRDHVRAELSLHDMRDLAPTVTRLRHLLDLDADPVGIDEALGAGPAAGGPSSERLPENGTEYLPDAGAGSPPEGDALTEVDPLGAGRPSFSAGIRVPGCLDGTELLLRTMIGQQISVSAAATHTARLVEALGERVDGPVPLLFPTPEVIAERGAEILTGPARRIRSIIAAAEAVASGELLLHQGRTAADLRRDLLALDGVGPWTADYVTMRLLADPDVLLGTDLVVRRGATLLGVDLTDTARWAPWRSYLSMHLWKAALTSRATPAQAPALATTKGSVEP, encoded by the coding sequence GTGGTGTGCGTGACGATCACGGCATTGGATTTCGAACGTTGCTACCGGGCGGTGTCGACCCGGGACTCGCGATTCGACGGGCAATTCTTCACGGCGGTGCGAACCACCGGAATCTATTGCCGCCCTTCGTGTCCGGCGATCACGCCGAAGCGGGCGAACGTGTCGTTCCTGCCGACCGCCGCCGCGGCGCAGCAGGCGGGTTTTCGCGCCTGCCGCCGCTGCCTGCCGGACGCCGCGCCGGGCTCGCCGCTGTGGAACACGAGGGCGGATCTGGCCGCGCGCGCGATGCGGCTGATCGGTGACGGCGTGGTCGAGCGGGCCGGAGTGCCCGGGCTGGCCGCCACGCTCGGCTATTCCCAGCGCCAGCTCACCCGGGTGCTGACCACCGAGCTGGGCGCGGGGCCGTTGGCGCTGGCCAGGGCGCACCGGGCGCACACCGCGCGGCTGCTGATCCAGACCACCGCGATGCCCATGTCCGACATCGCGTTCGCGGCGGGCTTCACCTCCATCCGCCAGTTCAACGACACGGTCCGCGAGGTGTTCGCGGTCAGTCCCACCACCATGCGGCTGGAGGCGCAACGCGCGAAAACCGGCGTCCCCGCGCGTCCGGCGCCGACCGGCAGCGGCTCGCTCACATTGCGGCTGCCCTACCGGGAGCCGCTCGACCGGGCTTGGCTGGAGTGGTTCCTGTCCGCCCACGTCGTACCGGGCATGGAACTGTGGGACAACCGCACCTACACCAGGAACCTGCGCACGCCACACGGGCACGCCACCGCGCGGCTGAGCTTCCAGCGCGACCACGTGCGGGCGGAGCTGTCCCTGCACGACATGCGCGACCTCGCGCCGACGGTGACCCGGCTGCGGCACCTGCTGGATCTGGACGCCGATCCGGTCGGGATCGATGAAGCGCTCGGCGCCGGACCCGCGGCGGGCGGCCCTTCCTCCGAACGACTGCCGGAGAACGGCACCGAGTACCTGCCGGACGCGGGGGCGGGGTCGCCGCCCGAAGGCGATGCGCTGACCGAGGTGGACCCGCTCGGCGCGGGACGGCCCTCGTTCAGCGCGGGTATCCGGGTGCCCGGCTGCCTGGACGGAACCGAACTGCTGCTGCGCACCATGATCGGGCAGCAGATCTCGGTGTCCGCCGCCGCGACGCACACCGCCCGGTTGGTCGAGGCGCTCGGCGAGCGGGTCGACGGGCCGGTCCCGCTGCTGTTCCCGACGCCGGAGGTGATCGCCGAACGCGGAGCCGAGATCTTGACCGGACCGGCGCGGCGGATCCGTTCCATCATCGCGGCCGCCGAAGCAGTGGCCTCGGGTGAACTGCTGCTGCACCAGGGACGCACCGCGGCCGATCTGCGCCGTGACCTGCTCGCGCTGGACGGCGTGGGGCCGTGGACGGCCGACTACGTGACCATGCGTCTGCTCGCCGACCCGGATGTCCTGCTCGGCACCGACCTGGTGGTCCGCCGCGGCGCGACCCTGCTCGGCGTCGACCTGACCGACACCGCGCGCTGGGCGCCGTGGCGGTCGTACCTGTCCATGCACTTGTGGAAAGCGGCGCTGACCAGCCGCGCCACACCCGCCCAAGCCCCAGCGCTCGCCACCACGAAAGGCAGTGTCGAACCATGA
- a CDS encoding YbdD/YjiX family protein — MSDSATSGADRSVRPVGTRLRAAAHACRHGVRAAVWWWNSILGGQDYQRYVAHLRRRHPGCAIPTEREYWRQRHAEADRNPANRCC; from the coding sequence ATGAGCGACTCCGCGACCTCGGGTGCCGACCGGTCCGTGCGACCGGTCGGCACCCGGCTGCGCGCCGCGGCCCACGCCTGCCGCCACGGCGTTCGAGCGGCCGTCTGGTGGTGGAACTCGATCCTCGGCGGGCAGGACTACCAGCGCTACGTCGCGCACCTGCGGCGCAGGCATCCGGGCTGCGCGATCCCGACCGAGCGGGAGTACTGGCGGCAGCGGCATGCGGAAGCGGATCGCAATCCGGCCAATCGCTGCTGCTGA
- a CDS encoding methylated-DNA--[protein]-cysteine S-methyltransferase, giving the protein MNASIALRTEIVGTRTTTADFAVTQTPLGPFTTLVGSDGAVLASGWTSDAENLRGLIHPALRPDRLRQRDSLGEVTGAVTAYHEGDLRAIDPVPVRQRSGEFLLHAWEVLRTVPAGSPLTYTEFAARSGRPDATRAAANACARNAAALFVPCHRILRIGGALGGFRWGLPIKRWLLDHEGCMR; this is encoded by the coding sequence ATGAACGCCAGCATCGCCCTCCGCACCGAGATCGTTGGTACCCGCACCACCACCGCGGATTTCGCGGTCACGCAGACCCCGCTGGGCCCGTTCACCACCCTCGTCGGCTCCGACGGCGCGGTCTTGGCCTCCGGCTGGACGTCCGACGCGGAGAACCTGCGCGGCCTCATCCACCCCGCCCTGCGCCCTGACCGACTGCGGCAACGAGATTCGCTGGGCGAGGTGACCGGCGCCGTCACCGCCTACCACGAGGGCGACCTCCGGGCGATCGACCCGGTTCCCGTTCGCCAGCGGTCCGGGGAGTTCCTGCTACACGCGTGGGAGGTGCTTCGCACCGTCCCGGCGGGCAGCCCCCTCACCTACACCGAATTCGCCGCCCGCTCCGGCCGCCCCGACGCCACCCGCGCCGCGGCCAACGCGTGCGCCCGAAATGCCGCCGCCCTCTTCGTGCCCTGCCACCGGATCCTCCGCATCGGCGGCGCACTCGGCGGCTTCCGGTGGGGATTGCCGATCAAGCGTTGGTTGCTCGACCATGAGGGGTGCATGCGCTGA
- a CDS encoding SMC family ATPase, which translates to MRLHKLQMTAFGPFADTTVVDFDALGADGLFLLHGQTGAGKTTVLDAIAFALYGRVPGARGESKRLHSDHAPEQTPPRVVLEATLGGRRLRLTRSPEFQRPKRDGTGLRTINAKATLTWLDGTGENLSRIPDIGDEVLRLLGMSADQFFQVVLLPQGDFARFLRADNEDREKLLEKLFDTKRFGTAEQWLAEKRRAAEADLDARTDGVKRLITQVGMAAGVPDSVGPAECVGWSQDLLSAARADLAAAVTELERCQQDATRARAQAEQHRRLHELRRRTAAARAQLDDYAAGAERRAALHAELEAARRAEPVAVAIDEARSAVRVQRQRESEERESARRLAARLLEPAGVDLGGAELVDSDGEQVREDADIDAAIQRWSGQIGALDEVRADAEAATRLGGELDALRAEDATLARRVAELAARRELLPAALTAAETRLREATEAVAALPGITTETERLQAAATAAVDLATRRTALDHARVEFDAARTAHLDAKEFVLDLRERRLSGMAAELAGALVDGSPCAVCGSAEHPAPARPTDTAVSEDEEEAAVAAERAAEDTRDRALARIAGLEREIEALVARGGDTDRVELAAALRAATDRYEDTSELAANADGLEAELAGLREDLARLHDELSASEARRSAVTATVVSAEARLAEFSERLRTAAGADETIERRRSRLAALVAEATALRAARSEAVAAREQVSLITDRVENLARAAGFISEGGFGDASSAATEVATPPSADSVPSSEATASVSAGAVEPVRRGADGHLTARDDVALLTAYAKVVAAASRGPQRQAEIEAELVAADRARAAAEAVLAEPEIQAAAEQEPGDLAELDALVTAAQTALNAAVAAHAEASRRASQLEDLGGQLWAAVDRIAPAQRAFEELDGLADVVAGRGANNRRMSLHSYVLAARLEEVAQAGSLRLRRMSGGRYEFVHSDKAGPRGRRGGLGLDIRDDYTGAIRPAKTLSGGETFMASLSLALGLADTVAAESGGLVLDTLFIDEGFGGLDADTLDAVMGVLDELRTGGRVVGVVSHVDEMRQRIPSRLHVLRGRTGSHLQATIA; encoded by the coding sequence ATGAGACTGCACAAGCTCCAGATGACCGCGTTCGGCCCGTTCGCCGACACCACGGTCGTCGACTTCGACGCGCTCGGCGCCGACGGATTGTTCTTGCTGCACGGCCAGACCGGAGCGGGCAAGACCACGGTGCTGGACGCGATCGCGTTCGCGCTCTACGGCAGAGTTCCCGGCGCGCGCGGGGAGAGCAAGCGCCTGCACTCCGATCACGCCCCGGAGCAGACGCCACCGCGGGTGGTGCTGGAGGCGACCCTGGGCGGGCGGCGGCTACGTCTCACCCGCAGCCCCGAGTTCCAGCGTCCCAAGCGAGACGGCACCGGCCTGCGCACCATCAACGCGAAGGCGACACTGACCTGGCTGGACGGCACTGGGGAAAACCTCTCTCGGATACCCGATATCGGCGACGAGGTATTGCGCCTGCTCGGTATGAGTGCCGACCAGTTCTTCCAAGTGGTGCTATTGCCACAAGGCGATTTCGCCCGCTTCTTGCGGGCGGACAACGAAGATCGGGAGAAACTGCTCGAAAAGCTCTTCGACACCAAGCGTTTCGGCACTGCGGAGCAGTGGCTCGCCGAGAAACGCCGCGCCGCCGAAGCGGATCTGGATGCTCGTACCGACGGTGTCAAGCGACTGATCACCCAGGTCGGCATGGCCGCCGGGGTGCCGGATTCGGTCGGTCCGGCGGAGTGCGTCGGTTGGTCGCAGGATCTGCTCTCGGCCGCACGCGCCGATCTGGCTGCCGCCGTCACGGAACTCGAACGTTGCCAGCAGGACGCGACGAGAGCGCGGGCACAGGCCGAACAGCATCGTAGGCTGCACGAGCTGCGCCGCCGCACGGCCGCGGCGCGGGCACAGCTGGACGACTACGCCGCGGGCGCCGAGCGGCGGGCCGCGTTGCACGCCGAACTCGAAGCGGCCCGCCGCGCCGAGCCGGTCGCCGTCGCGATCGACGAAGCGCGTTCGGCGGTGCGCGTCCAGCGGCAGCGCGAGAGCGAAGAGCGCGAATCGGCCCGACGACTGGCGGCCCGGCTCCTGGAACCGGCGGGCGTCGACCTCGGTGGCGCCGAACTGGTCGATTCCGACGGCGAGCAGGTGCGCGAGGACGCCGACATCGACGCGGCGATCCAGCGTTGGAGCGGGCAGATCGGCGCACTGGACGAAGTGCGGGCCGACGCCGAGGCCGCCACGCGGCTCGGCGGCGAACTCGACGCTCTGCGCGCCGAGGACGCGACGCTGGCCCGGCGCGTCGCCGAACTCGCCGCGCGGCGCGAGCTGTTGCCGGCCGCGCTCACCGCGGCCGAGACAAGGCTGCGCGAAGCCACCGAAGCAGTCGCGGCGCTGCCCGGGATCACCACGGAAACCGAGCGGCTGCAGGCCGCCGCCACGGCCGCGGTGGATCTGGCCACTCGCCGCACCGCGCTCGATCACGCCCGCGTCGAGTTCGACGCCGCCCGCACCGCGCACCTCGATGCGAAGGAATTCGTACTGGATCTGCGCGAGCGCAGGCTGAGCGGGATGGCCGCCGAACTGGCGGGCGCGCTGGTCGACGGAAGTCCGTGCGCGGTTTGCGGTTCCGCGGAGCATCCGGCACCCGCCCGGCCCACTGATACCGCGGTGTCCGAAGACGAGGAGGAGGCCGCCGTGGCGGCCGAGCGCGCCGCGGAGGACACCCGCGACCGCGCGCTGGCCCGCATCGCCGGGCTCGAGCGTGAGATCGAAGCGCTCGTCGCTCGCGGCGGCGACACCGACCGCGTCGAACTCGCCGCGGCTCTGCGCGCCGCGACCGACCGCTACGAGGACACGTCCGAACTGGCCGCCAACGCCGACGGACTGGAAGCCGAACTCGCCGGGTTGCGCGAAGACTTGGCCCGCCTGCACGACGAGCTGAGCGCATCCGAAGCCCGTCGCAGCGCGGTGACCGCCACCGTCGTCTCCGCCGAGGCACGGCTCGCCGAGTTCTCCGAACGGCTGCGCACCGCGGCCGGCGCCGACGAGACGATCGAGCGTCGCCGGTCCCGCCTCGCCGCCCTCGTCGCCGAGGCGACTGCCCTGCGCGCTGCCCGGTCCGAAGCGGTCGCCGCGCGTGAGCAGGTGTCGCTGATCACCGACCGGGTCGAAAACCTCGCTCGCGCCGCTGGATTCATTTCAGAAGGAGGGTTCGGCGACGCGTCGTCCGCCGCGACCGAAGTTGCGACCCCACCCAGCGCCGATTCGGTTCCGTCCTCGGAAGCCACTGCTTCCGTATCCGCTGGTGCGGTCGAACCGGTGCGTCGCGGCGCCGACGGTCATCTCACCGCCCGAGACGACGTCGCGCTCTTGACCGCCTACGCGAAGGTCGTCGCCGCCGCGTCCCGCGGCCCGCAGCGGCAGGCCGAGATCGAAGCCGAACTCGTGGCGGCCGACCGCGCCCGCGCCGCGGCGGAAGCCGTCTTGGCCGAACCGGAGATCCAGGCGGCGGCCGAGCAAGAGCCCGGCGACTTGGCCGAGCTCGACGCACTGGTGACCGCCGCGCAGACCGCTCTCAACGCGGCGGTGGCCGCCCACGCGGAAGCGAGCAGGCGGGCAAGCCAGCTGGAGGACCTCGGTGGACAGCTCTGGGCCGCTGTGGATCGGATCGCCCCGGCGCAACGAGCGTTCGAGGAGCTGGACGGGCTCGCCGACGTCGTCGCCGGGCGCGGTGCGAACAACCGCCGCATGTCCCTGCACTCGTATGTCCTGGCCGCCCGCCTGGAAGAGGTGGCACAGGCCGGTTCGCTGCGATTGCGCAGAATGTCCGGCGGCCGGTACGAATTCGTCCACTCGGACAAGGCCGGGCCGCGCGGTCGCCGAGGCGGGCTCGGCCTCGACATCCGGGACGACTACACCGGAGCCATCCGCCCGGCCAAGACGCTCTCCGGCGGCGAGACCTTCATGGCCTCACTGTCGTTGGCGCTAGGGCTGGCCGACACCGTGGCGGCCGAATCCGGCGGCCTGGTGCTGGACACACTCTTCATCGATGAGGGCTTCGGCGGCTTGGACGCCGACACCCTGGACGCTGTGATGGGTGTGCTGGACGAACTCCGCACAGGCGGCCGGGTGGTGGGCGTGGTCAGCCACGTGGACGAGATGCGCCAACGCATTCCCAGCCGCCTGCATGTCCTGCGTGGCCGCACCGGATCCCACCTCCAGGCGACCATCGCCTGA